The genomic stretch TGCTGATCGGCGAGGTGTTCATGGCGCTCGTGCTCGCGAGCTTCCTGCTGACGAGCATGGACACCGCCGTCAGGCTGGGTCGCTACATGATGGAGGAGATCGTCGGCACGCCCGAGTCCACGGCCCAGAGCTACGCCGCGAGCAAGTACGTCAACACGAGCGTCATCGTGCTCGTGGCGTTCTTCCTGCTCGGTAGCGGTCGCTGGGAGGACCTCTGGACGCTCTTCGGTGGCGCCAACCAGCTGCTGGCGGGGCTCGCGCTCCTGACGGGGACCGTCTGGCTCGCCAACTGGGATCAGACCAAACAGCTGTTCAGTACCGGCGTCCCGACGGCGCTGATGGCGATCATCTCGGTCTCCGGGCTCCTCTGGGTCGGGGGCTATCAGGTGTTCGCGGGTCGGTTGCTCGGCATCACCGCGGAGCCCGAGACGACGCTGCTGGGACAGGCCTCGGCGGTCGTCCAGATCGTCATCATCCTCACGCTCGTCGGACTCGCGCTGTCGCTGCTCAGGATCGGCTACGAGAACCTGCAGACGGTCCGCGGGGGTAGCGAGGCGGTCGCGGCCGACGGCGGCTCCGGGGACGACCGACCGGACTGACCCGGCCCGCGGCCCGTCACCCGCCCCTCTCTTTTCTCACCCGTGCCGACCGCCGGGAGCGTTCGGAGACGCCGGGCGACACCGACCGCCTTCTCGGGACCTGACGCGTCGCCGTCGTCAACACGGGTGTACTGGATCGAGGCGGCGACGGAGACCGATGGCGCTCAGCGCAGCAGGCGACGGGCGATCCGGGCGAGCAACCCCGAACGCTCCGCTTCGATCGGCTCCCACGGTGCGAACGCCGCCGCGACGTCCGCGTTCTCGCTCGCGAGGAGGCGCTCGTCGTCGGGAACGGCGACGATCAGGTTGACCTCGTAGTGGCCGTGGTAGCCGAACTTCAACAGCGTGCGATCCGAGAAGCCCGAGACGTGCTCGCGGACCCCGTCGTCGAACGCGTCGGCCACGAGCGCGAACGTGAACTCGGTGCTGTAGTGTTCGTCGGAGGGGACGATCCACTCCTCCGCGAGCGCGTGGCCCAGCTCGACGAGGCGATCGAGCTCGTCCTCACGAACCGTTCCGACCCGCCGGGCGAACAGATGCTCCGAGGAGTCGTGGTGGGCGAAGGAGATCGACGGGTGGAGGAACTGTTTCTGGTTGCGGACCGCGAGCTCGCCGTAGAGCTCGAACCGCTCGCCCCGGACCTCGAACCCCTTTCGGAGGTCGTAGTTGGCCGCGAGCCGGGCCGCGACCCGATCGAGATACGCGTCGTCCCACTCGGGGACCGCGGGTCGGGCGTCGGGGTCGCCCTCGGCGCTCATCGGTCGGGGTCGTACGCGCGGGCATCGTCGTCGACCGGTGGCGCGCCGACCGCGAGCACCCGGACCGGGTCGCTCGCGCCCTCGGGGTTGTACGCGCGGTGGGGGCTGTTCGGCTCGGCGACGAACGCCTCGTCGCTTCCGACGGTGAACTCCCCCTCGGGCGTCTCGACCGAGAGCCTCCCCGAGAGGACGTAGAACGCCTCCTCCTGTTCGTCGTGGGAGTGATAGACGACCGGGAGCTGCTCGCCGGGGTCGGCCTCGTAGACGTTCATCGCGAACTCCGAGAGGGCGGCGGCGGTGCCGATCGAGCGCTGGACGCACGGCCGGTCCGGCGTGGGATCGATCGCCTCGGGGTCGATGACCTGATATCCCATACCGGCGGGTCGTGGGCGGCGATCAAATACGTTGGCACTCCGACGGGTGACAAACTATAATCGCCTGGAGCGCGTACCGAGGCCCCGATGAGCGAGAAGAAGACCGAGGCATGCGGTCGGTGTGGCATCACGACCGTGGTCGACGCGGCCGGGAGCGATCGGGACGTCCTCGGGGAGGGCCGCATCGAGGTCGAGGAGGACCGACTGCGTCGGACCTCGCTTCACCACGTCGCCGCGGGCCGTGCGAAGGGCTGGTTCGACTCGCTCGGCGAGCGGCTGATCTACGGCCGCTAACGCGCGCAAGGCCAAGAGATATATATTCTCCGAAGATGACATAATACCAATGGAAGAGACAATCGCGGGATTCAAACGACGCGGGCGATGGGCCGACGTCGTCGAGCACGGCGAGCGGATCACGCGCGCGCTCCGCGAGGCCGGGGCGGCGGGCCCGGCGCTGGAGGAGTGGGACGAGTGGCGTCCGAAGTCCCACGAGCGCATCGACACGGACGTCAGCGAGAAAACCGCCGCGCAGGCCAGCGTCGACGAGGGGGAGGGCGAGCGCGAGGGGAAGGATCCCGACGAGGACCTCCAGTCGGCCGGCAAGCGGCTCACCGAGTCCTACGAGAAGCTCGAGGACAACGACGCCGACGCCGCGGTCGACAAGTGGGGCGAGTCGGTCGGTTACGTCGCGCGCGCGGCCGACTCGGCCAGCAGGAAGGCCCTTCGGGCCGTCGAGGACACCGTCTACCAGAAGGTCATGACCCAGCTCGCGCCCTACTACTTCGACAACGAGCTGGTGAGCGCGAACCTCCAGCGCACGACCCGGGGCGAGGTCCCGGAGTTCGTCTTCGAGGTCAACGTCAACGACGACGCGACGAAGTCAGAGGTCTCGCGGCGCCTCGCGACCTACGAGGAGGACATCGACCGCTGGCACGTCGAGAGCGAGAAGGAGGTCACCACCGTTGAGGCCGCCGAGGGCGTCGAGCCGACCGACGCGGAGCTCGAGGCGACGACCGCGAACCCGGAGGACGTCGAGAACCCCGCCGACGAGCTGATCGAGCACCTCCAGTCGGCCGAGCTCGCGGAGGGCGCCGAGACGACCGAGTCCGAGCGCGAGACGGCGTCGGCCGTCGCCGAGGACGACGAACGGTAGGCCTTAATGGCGGAGTCGCCGACTGGTAGTTGATGGTCGACGTCGCTACCCTGCTGACCGTTCTCGTCGCCGCGTTCGCAAGCCTGTTCATGGCGTGGGCGATCGGCGCCGGCTCGAGCGGCTCGACCCCCTTCGCCCCCGCGGTCGGCGCGAACGCCATCTCGGTGATGCGGGCGGGCTTCTTCGTCGGCCTCCTCGGATTCCTCGGGGCCGTCCTCCAGGGACAGAACGTCTCCGAGACGATGGGCCGCGACCTCATCGGCGGCGTTACCCTCACCGGCGAGGGAGCGGCGATCGCTCTGATCGCCGCCGGCGGGCTCGTCGCGATCGGCGTCTTCACCGGCTATCCGATCGCGACCGCCTTCACCGCCACCGGCGCCGTCATCGGCGTCGGGCTGGCGCTCGGCGGCGATCCCGCCTGGGCGCAGTACCAGCAGATCGCGGCGCTGTGGATCCTCACTCCCTTCGTCGGCGGCGCCATCGCGTACGGGACCGCCCGTGTACTCAGATACGAGGGGATCGCCGACCGGACGAGCGTCCCGCTCTGTGCGGGAGTGATCGGCGCGCTCGTCGCGAACCTCGAGTTCGCGCTGCTGGGGCCCGACGACGGGGCCGGGACGATCGCGGGGTCGATCTCGGCGAGCCTCGACGTCGGGC from Halalkalicoccus tibetensis encodes the following:
- a CDS encoding cupin domain-containing protein, producing the protein MGYQVIDPEAIDPTPDRPCVQRSIGTAAALSEFAMNVYEADPGEQLPVVYHSHDEQEEAFYVLSGRLSVETPEGEFTVGSDEAFVAEPNSPHRAYNPEGASDPVRVLAVGAPPVDDDARAYDPDR
- a CDS encoding inorganic phosphate transporter encodes the protein MVDVATLLTVLVAAFASLFMAWAIGAGSSGSTPFAPAVGANAISVMRAGFFVGLLGFLGAVLQGQNVSETMGRDLIGGVTLTGEGAAIALIAAGGLVAIGVFTGYPIATAFTATGAVIGVGLALGGDPAWAQYQQIAALWILTPFVGGAIAYGTARVLRYEGIADRTSVPLCAGVIGALVANLEFALLGPDDGAGTIAGSISASLDVGPVAGVDAVSILTTLAIAAACTAALYREMGHDVERGERRFLLVLGGLVAFSAGGSQVGLAIGPLLPLLDPYEISVTAVLVGGGLGLLAGSWTGAPRMIKAIAQDYSSLGPRRSIAALIPSFMIAQTAVLFGIPVSFNEIIVSAVVGAGAAASTGGAGVSKSKMGYTVLAWAGSLALSLALGYGVMTLVSLVL